In a genomic window of Maricaulis maris MCS10:
- the petA gene encoding ubiquinol-cytochrome c reductase iron-sulfur subunit gives MTEENGAPGADGQEPSRRDFIYIAAGGVAAVGGGLVAWPFIDQMNPAADTLALGSIRVDVSVVPVGSEITVMWRGGPVFIRHRTEEEIAEARAVELDALPDEDARNDNLPAGVPGTDANRVLRPEFLIVKGNCTHLGCVPLGLAANTGDYDGWYCPCHGSHYDTSARIRRGPAPENLPVPDYYFETETTVKIGLSPDEASNSGWAVS, from the coding sequence GTGACGGAAGAGAACGGCGCGCCCGGTGCAGACGGACAAGAACCGTCCCGCCGCGACTTCATCTATATCGCTGCTGGCGGTGTGGCCGCTGTTGGTGGCGGTCTCGTGGCCTGGCCATTCATCGACCAGATGAACCCCGCAGCGGATACGCTGGCGCTGGGGTCCATCCGCGTTGATGTATCCGTGGTCCCGGTGGGATCGGAAATCACCGTCATGTGGCGCGGTGGTCCGGTCTTCATCCGTCACCGCACGGAAGAAGAGATTGCCGAGGCCCGTGCGGTCGAGCTTGATGCTCTGCCGGACGAAGATGCCCGCAATGACAATCTTCCCGCCGGTGTGCCGGGTACCGACGCCAACCGCGTCCTGCGTCCCGAATTCCTGATCGTGAAGGGCAATTGCACCCATCTGGGCTGCGTGCCACTGGGTCTGGCTGCCAATACCGGCGACTATGACGGCTGGTACTGCCCCTGCCACGGTTCGCACTACGACACCTCGGCGCGTATCCGCCGCGGCCCGGCACCGGAAAACCTCCCGGTTCCGGACTACTACTTCGAGACCGAAACGACCGTGAAAATCGGTCTTTCGCCTGACGAGGCGTCTAACTCAGGGTGGGCTGTATCATGA
- a CDS encoding cytochrome b codes for MSGPSTYKPGTAIEKWLDDRLPIIRLGYDSFVDFPTPRNLNYWWTFGGILAIFLMIQIVSGIVLAMHYVAHEDFAFDSVQRITRDVPFGWLIQSMHANGASFFFIAVYLHMFRGLYYGSYKAPREILWILGVVIYLLMMATGFMGYVLPWGQMSYWGAMVITNLIGALPFVGEAIREWLWGGFSVGQATLNRFFSLHYLLPFVIAAVVGLHIWALHVPGNGNPVGLEARKGKDNKKDTLPFHPYYTVKDGFAIVVYLMVFATFVFYLPNVLGHADNYIPADPLVTPAHIVPEWYYLPFYAILRAVTFDIGPIDAKLGGVLAMFGAIGILFVLPWLDTSKVRSMRYRPLTRWFFIFFVIVALLLGWCGVKNPDDFVLGIEGFKFVYLAQFLTAYYFAYFIVILPLMGIIEKPKERPASIEAAVLGSDKA; via the coding sequence ATGAGCGGACCTTCGACCTACAAGCCGGGTACGGCCATCGAGAAATGGCTCGATGACCGCCTCCCGATCATCCGCCTCGGCTATGACAGCTTCGTCGACTTTCCGACGCCGCGGAATTTGAACTACTGGTGGACGTTCGGCGGTATCCTCGCCATCTTCCTGATGATCCAGATCGTCTCCGGCATCGTGCTGGCCATGCACTATGTGGCGCACGAGGATTTCGCCTTTGACAGCGTGCAGCGGATCACCCGCGACGTGCCGTTCGGCTGGCTGATCCAGTCGATGCACGCCAATGGCGCCAGCTTCTTCTTCATCGCCGTCTACCTGCACATGTTCCGGGGCCTGTATTACGGTTCCTACAAGGCGCCGCGCGAGATCCTGTGGATCCTCGGTGTCGTGATCTACCTGCTGATGATGGCGACCGGCTTCATGGGCTATGTGCTGCCCTGGGGTCAGATGTCCTATTGGGGCGCGATGGTGATCACCAACCTCATTGGCGCGCTGCCGTTTGTGGGTGAAGCGATCCGTGAGTGGTTGTGGGGCGGCTTCTCGGTCGGCCAGGCGACGCTCAACCGCTTCTTCTCCCTGCACTACCTGCTGCCTTTCGTGATCGCCGCCGTTGTCGGCCTCCACATCTGGGCACTGCATGTGCCGGGCAATGGCAATCCGGTTGGCCTCGAGGCCCGCAAGGGCAAGGACAACAAGAAGGACACGCTGCCCTTCCACCCGTACTACACGGTCAAGGACGGCTTCGCGATCGTCGTCTATCTGATGGTCTTCGCCACCTTCGTCTTCTACCTGCCGAACGTGCTGGGCCATGCCGACAACTACATCCCGGCCGACCCGCTGGTGACGCCGGCGCATATCGTCCCGGAATGGTATTACCTGCCTTTCTACGCGATCCTGCGGGCTGTCACTTTCGACATCGGTCCGATCGACGCCAAGCTTGGCGGCGTGCTAGCCATGTTCGGTGCCATCGGCATCCTGTTCGTCCTGCCCTGGCTGGACACGTCCAAGGTGCGCTCGATGCGCTACCGTCCGCTGACGCGCTGGTTCTTCATCTTCTTCGTCATCGTGGCCCTGCTGCTGGGCTGGTGTGGCGTGAAGAACCCGGACGACTTCGTGCTCGGGATTGAAGGGTTCAAATTCGTCTACCTGGCGCAATTCCTGACCGCCTACTACTTCGCCTATTTCATCGTCATCCTGCCGTTGATGGGCATCATCGAAAAACCCAAGGAGCGTCCGGCCTCGATCGAAGCCGCGGTTCTTGGCTCGGACAAGGCCTGA